CGCTCAGGAAGCCCGCGGGGCGCTTGAGGTGCTTCACCAGGCCGGGGAAGAGCTCCAGCACGTACTCCAGGGTGCTCCGGGCCTGCGCCTTGGTGGCCAGGTAGGCGCCGATCTTGAGGTTTTCGAGCACGCTCGACTCGGGGAAGAGCCGGCGCCGCTCCGGGCAGAGCACGATGCCCCGCCGGGCGCGCTCGTGGGCCTTGAGCTCCCCGAGCACCTCCCCCCCGTAGCGCACCTCGCCGAAGAGCGAGATCCGCTCGCCGCCCTTCATCTTCTCCTTGTGCTGGATGTCGAGGAGAATGCCCGAGAGGGCGTACATGAGGGTGGACTTGCCGGCGCTGTTGGCGCCGAAGACCCCCAGGACCTCGGTCTCGCCGCAGCGCAGGTCCACGTTGTTGAGCGCCAGCATGTTCTCGTAGAACACCATGAGGCCCGTGGCCTCCAGCGCGCCGCCTAGCATGCGGGAACCTCCTCGGAGCCCAGGTACGCCTCGCGCACCTTGGGGTGCTCCATGACCTGGGCGGGGGTGCCCTCGGTGATCTTCTCCCCCGAGGAGAGGGCGAGCACCCGGTTGGCCACCTGGAAGAGCTCCCGGAGCCGGTGCTCCACCATG
The Thermodesulfobacteriota bacterium genome window above contains:
- a CDS encoding ATP-binding cassette domain-containing protein, yielding MLGGALEATGLMVFYENMLALNNVDLRCGETEVLGVFGANSAGKSTLMYALSGILLDIQHKEKMKGGERISLFGEVRYGGEVLGELKAHERARRGIVLCPERRRLFPESSVLENLKIGAYLATKAQARSTLEYVLELFPGLVKHLKRPAGFLSGGEQQMVAIGRALMAQPRLLLLDEPLLGLAPSIQHTLVASIPVIRKERGISVIVTEQYARPVMPYVDRAVILENGSTVLSGTRDELLGNPDVRAAYFGC